In the genome of Bremerella sp. P1, the window TCCAACAGCATCACTTTCGGCTCGGCAGCCAACGCCCTGGCAAAGCCGACCCGTTGACGCTGCCCGCCAGAGAGTTCACTCGGCAGACGTTTGGCGAAAGTCTCGTGGGGCAGATCAACCATGTCCAACAGTTGATTCGCCTTGGTCGTTCGCTCTTTCGCAGGTACGCCTTGCAGTTTTAGAAGGAGTGTCACGTTGTCGGCGACATTCATATGCGGCAAGAGGCCAATGCTTTGGAAGACATAGCCGATCCGGCGACGAAGCTGAACGGGATCTTGGTGGGTAATATCTTCACCACCGACCAGAATGGTACCGGAAGTGGGTTCGATCAAGCGATTGATCATCTTCACGGTCGTGCTTTTGCCGCTGCCACTCCCACCCAGAAGCGCCAGGACTTTCCCCTCCGGCACTTCCAACGAGACATTCTTCACCGCGAAGGTCTTACCTCCGTCCCACGATTTGCAGAGATCTTTGAGTTGAATCATCAGCTTTTCTCGCTTCTTACGAGCTCAGCGGGATAGGGTACGAATGCATCACGTCACTCGCTTACCAATTAATAGCGAAAAAGGGGAATCGTTAGGACAGAAACTTTTTCGCGGCTTCCCCACAGGTGTGCAGCCTAACCGATCACTTCGCCACTGGCCTCCCCTTCTTCGTCGGATTCATCATCGACGGGATTTTGATCTGACGGGGGAGCTTCCTCCTTCTTCTCCAGTAGCGGCTCTAACTTTTTGTTCAGCCGCTCGTATTGCTCCTGAATAATCTTCAGGTCTGCCGGGTGATGCGGCTGCTCAAGGGCCCCTTCCATGGTAAGCCGTGCTTGATGCAGCACATCTTCCGCATGGGTTTCATGCGTAACGGCATCTGCGATTCGCTGATATCCTTCCATCAACCGCTGCGACACGGCCGCGCTGCTAATGGCGTAGCTTCGCATCTGATCAAAGGCCGCATGCATTACACTGGAAAACGTTTGCCGGTCGACGATCAAACGAAGATGCCCATCGTGATCGAAGCGATTCGCCGCAGGCATTTGCCGCTGAGCCAACTGTGCCAAGGCCGACGACAATCGATCGATACAATTGACGGCCGTGTAGGGATCGTTGATGCCAGGACTCAAAGCACGAACACCCATTTGCGAAAGCTCGTGCACCGAACAGTTCACATCTTGCCACGGCGTGCGATTATTCCCAATGAAGAAGGTTTCGTTGATCGCGCGGGCTACTTCGTTCTCATCAATCTGGTCCAACGCGGCGACTCGAGCCAGCGTTTCGCCACGGGAAAGAAAATCGCCTGGACGCTTGGGGAGTTCAATGATCAAGTTCAGCTGAGTTGCCAAGGCAATCAGGTCGTCCCCTTCAATTCCCTGAATGTAACCTTCGCGAGTCGACTGAACGGTCACCCCTTCCTTCAAGGCGTTCCACTCCTCTTCGGTGACCTCACGCTCGTGAGAGTTTTCTTTGGGTGGGGGATCACCGATCTTGTCAGGAAAGATCCGCTCCATCGAATGTCGCAGGTCCGTAGCGAGACTCGCGACAATCTCCGGCGCTTGGGCAATCATCGCGACATGGTGGATGAAATAGAGCAAGATCATCAGGCTGCCCAAGGCAAATAAAATTGCTGCCATTACGGACAGATGGGGAATGAAGAAGTTATCTTCGCCGAGCTTACGCACCATCTTCAGCACCACCAGGCTATAGACGGCCGTGCCCATGAACGCCCCGATCGTCCACTGGGTGGTCCGATCACCCAACCGGCTACGCAGCACGCGCGAGCCAAATTGAGAAGAAGTGATCGAAAGCGTGACCATTTCCATTGAAAGAACCACACCGGCCACGGTGATCATTCCGCCGGCGATTGTGGACAGAACTGTCTGAGCTCCGTTGGTCGTCGTCTCTAGCCAGAAAAAATCTTCCCAAGATCTTTTTAAAGAATGGTCAATCCACAGCATCAGTACCGCACCAACAACCCCTCCTAACGTGCAAAGAACGGGCACAAACCAGAGGCTGTGTTGCAAGCGATTCCAATAATTAATCAACTTTTTTAGAGATAACATTTAGGCATTATTGCTTGAGGAAAGATCTACGTCCCAGTTAAGCCGGACGGGAGTTATTCTCGATCATAGACAGCCGCAGGCAACAAGACGAACACGAAATGAAATGGAATGAATTGCCTTTCAGTTGCCCGTGAATACGATTTGCATCGACGCCCAACGATCGCCTAGCGGAACAAAGCGATTGCCCCTACAATCCCAGCACCCCTACCAATGGTCACCCGCTAACCACGATTATCTTCGACATCCTGGATCATTCGAGAGTCCATGAAAAAGAAACGTGAATACGAACTCTGTGCTGGTAGGTTAAAGGCTCTTGCCGATCCCGATCGCTTGCGGATTGTCGAGCAGCTATTCTCAGGCCCGATGAATGTCAGCGACTTATCGAAAGCGCTCGACGAAGAGATCGTGAAGGTCTCGCACCATCTGGGTGTCTTGCGGCACGCGGATCTTGTGCAAACCGAGAAACAGGGGCGTTTCGTTATTTACTCGCTGGCCCCGGATGTTGCCGCCGAGAGTAAGAGCGAGTCGATGACCCAGGCTCGCCGAATCGACTTCGGCTGCTGCTCGGTTAATCTCGAATTGAAGTAGCTTCTTTCCGCGCGAAAACCTTTGACGCAGCTAGCGGGGAATTCCATAATCGGAGCTTCCCTGAGCCCCCCGGACCCTTCGTGCGAATCAACGACGGTCCCCGGGCTTCC includes:
- a CDS encoding DUF2254 domain-containing protein; the encoded protein is MLSLKKLINYWNRLQHSLWFVPVLCTLGGVVGAVLMLWIDHSLKRSWEDFFWLETTTNGAQTVLSTIAGGMITVAGVVLSMEMVTLSITSSQFGSRVLRSRLGDRTTQWTIGAFMGTAVYSLVVLKMVRKLGEDNFFIPHLSVMAAILFALGSLMILLYFIHHVAMIAQAPEIVASLATDLRHSMERIFPDKIGDPPPKENSHEREVTEEEWNALKEGVTVQSTREGYIQGIEGDDLIALATQLNLIIELPKRPGDFLSRGETLARVAALDQIDENEVARAINETFFIGNNRTPWQDVNCSVHELSQMGVRALSPGINDPYTAVNCIDRLSSALAQLAQRQMPAANRFDHDGHLRLIVDRQTFSSVMHAAFDQMRSYAISSAAVSQRLMEGYQRIADAVTHETHAEDVLHQARLTMEGALEQPHHPADLKIIQEQYERLNKKLEPLLEKKEEAPPSDQNPVDDESDEEGEASGEVIG
- a CDS encoding ATP-binding cassette domain-containing protein gives rise to the protein MIQLKDLCKSWDGGKTFAVKNVSLEVPEGKVLALLGGSGSGKSTTVKMINRLIEPTSGTILVGGEDITHQDPVQLRRRIGYVFQSIGLLPHMNVADNVTLLLKLQGVPAKERTTKANQLLDMVDLPHETFAKRLPSELSGGQRQRVGFARALAAEPKVMLLDEPFGALDPVTRDTLQIEFSRIQRSLGLTAVIVTHDMAEALLLADIIAVMNVGEILRIGTPKELLQDPGDDYVAKLLETPRRHGELVRELSA
- a CDS encoding ArsR/SmtB family transcription factor; translated protein: MKKKREYELCAGRLKALADPDRLRIVEQLFSGPMNVSDLSKALDEEIVKVSHHLGVLRHADLVQTEKQGRFVIYSLAPDVAAESKSESMTQARRIDFGCCSVNLELK